The Stieleria maiorica genome includes the window CTCAAACCTGAAACCGAAATCCCGCTCTGCGGGGCAAGGGGGACAGGCGTTTACGCCTGTCATGAGTTTCAGGTTCCGGGGCGTGAAACACCCCCTCGGCGGCGGAGTTTGACGGTTAGGCGAGTCGCGGCCGGGGTTGAAAGGTCAGAAATCAGGGTTTGTCAAGCCAGAATTCCTTGACCGTTACTTATTTTGTTCTAGAGTTGACTGTCAGGAGTGGCCGTCCCTACCTCCCAATAGTGACGCCGCATTGAACCGGCCTACAGCGATCTTGCCGAATGACCTCCCGTCGGACGCTGGTTCGCCCCGTAGGCATCAACCCGATTCATCAGGCCGGTCAACGAAAGGACTGAAACAATGTTGGTTTTATCAAGAAAAAAGAACGAGAGTATTGTCATCAACAACGACATCAAGATCGTTGTTGTCGAGATCCGTGGCGACAAGGTTCGACTCGGCGTGGAGGCGCCGCGCGAAGTCCCGGTGCACCGCCGCGAAGTCTACGAGGCAATCCAAAAAAGTCTGGAGTCGGGTGACGCGGCCGTCGATGCATAGTGTCTAGCACGGAGAGCGTGGCCGGAGAAACTTTCCGGCCAAAATCTTGGGTGAATTCGAATCCGTCGTCTGATTCGGCCCTCCCCCAACCCCCGTTACGGTGTGCTCAATGCAGCATGCTTCCCCGCTGAAGCAAAAAATGCGCCGATTTTGGCACTGAGCACCACGAACCCTTGACGGTTCGTTGGGGTCTTCGCTAAAACTCCGACCAGTGATCGGTCACCCCCGATGATTGATCGCCATGGCCCCTTCGTCTAGCGGTCTAGGACACCGCCCTTTCACGGCGGCGACACGGGTTCGAGTCCCGTAGGGGTCACCTTGCCGATTGCTCGGCAACCGACCAAAACCCGCAATTCCTTGTGACTTGCGGGTTTTTTTTATTGCCAGCCCGCGAATCAGTGGATGATTCCGCGGGCTTTTTTATTTTGACAGGGGCGATCAAGTCGGCGATCCTCGATGGGCGTTGCCGTGTCCCCACTGATTCCACCGACTTTGACTCTCACCGTCCGGATAGCGAGTGCTCGATGAGCGATTTGTATGTCAACGCGCGACTGACGATCCCGTCCTCGGAAATCGACGTCACTGCGGCGCGCAGCAGCGGGCCGGGCGGCCAGAATGTGAACAAGGTCAATTCCAAGATCACGCTCCGTTGGTCGCCGGGGAATTGCACGGCGATCGATCCGCATTGGCGTGACCGTTTCATCGCGCGACATGCCAACCGCATCACCAAGGATGGCGAGCTGGTGTTGCACAGCGAACGCTACCGCGATCAGCCGCGCAACTTGGCCGACGCCCGGTTGCGGTTGGTGGAAATGTTGTTGGAATGCCGGGAGCCGCCGAAGAAGCGAAAGAAGACGCGGCCGACCCTGGGCAGCAAACGCCGGCGGAAAGAAGCCAAGACCCAGCTGAGCCAAAAGAAGCAGAGCCGCCGCCAACGATTCGACGGTTAGCCGTTCAACGCATGCATGGAAGCCGTGCCCCGCGTCGAGGCGTGGCTGGCGTCGGGGATCCGCCCTCCGGCGAAGGTCCAGACGCCCTACCGGCCACTGGCGATGTTCTTGCATCAGCAGTAGGGGCGTCAGGTCGTGCGGGTTGTTGGGGCGCCGAAGCAAAGTTCCAGCAAACCGCGAGCCCATTTGCACTGCATCGCCGCGGCCTCGAACTACGCTCGGGATCTAAACCGAACCGCCGGAACATTTCCGTTTTGTCGGCGTTGTCGGCACTCAAGCTTCTGTGATTCTGATTGATGCATAGTATGATTCGTGGGATTGTTGCCTCCGTTGCGATCCTGACTCTCCTGGTCGCGATGCCCGAGCGTTCACATGCGGGCCTCTTGTTCGAAAACCAGCAGCTGGGTTACCAGTACCTTTGGCCGAACCAGTCTTCGGTCTACTTTGATCCCGGTCCGATTTTGGTGGGGCCTGGCGTCGAGCTTCCAGGACTGTACACCGCTGGTCACAACTCCGACGCGACTGTGGATTTTTCGGACACCGAAATCCGCATCGACTTCTATACCTCTGGTCCCTGGTGGACAGCGGGCTTCAACGGATTTCGCGTCTATGACATCAATGACACGCTGCCGGATTTCACCTCCGTCGCGTTGGGGCCGGGTTCCAACATGGCCGGCTTGGACGTTTCAAGAATTCAATTCGACAGCGACAACATCTATCTGGATTGGAACGGTTTGATGACGACGACCGAGACGATTGTGTCGTTGTACGTCAACGTTCCGCCGCCGTTGCCACCGCCAACACCGGCCAGTCATGCCGGGGCGGCACCCGAACCTGGGATGCTGTCCATCGTCGCGGTCGGACTACTCGGGTCGGTCTTTCGTCGTCGCCGTGTCGCGCGACGGCCCGGAAGGGCCACCGTACCGGGAGAGCTGGTCGTCTAGGGCTCCGCTCTTGGGGGCAGTAGCAATCGGAAGCAGCACCCCGTGCCGCTGGGCGGATCGAGGATCTCGATCGATCCGCCGTGTTCCTTCAAGATTTTCGCGCTGACGGGCAGTCCCAGCCCGGTCCCGCGGGCACCCTTTTTCGATTCGAACAGTGAGAAAATCTTCTGGCGGTCTTCGGCGGAGACGCCCGGGCCGTTGTCAATCACATCGACGAACCAACCTTGCGAGGGATCAAAACCGGTTTCGACTTTGACGATTCCCTTGGCCGGTTCCTTCGCCGCTTCGGGATCCTCGTGCACGACGTCCACCTGATCGCCTTTGACGGCATCGATCGCGTTGGTGACCAAATTCAAAATCGCTTGATGCATGGCGTCGGGATCGAACCACGCCTGGGGCAAGTCGTGATCGGTCTGGAGCGACAATTCGACGCCGGCTTCATCGGCGCGTGAGGACATCAGTTCGACGACGTCGGCAGTCGTCTCGTTCAAGTCCGCTTCGACTTTCTGTGGCTGGCGTTCCTTGGAGAACGTCAGCATGTCCATCACGAGATTGGAAATCCGTTCTTGGTTCCGGTCGACCATTCCCCAGCCGCGTCGCACGGCATCGGTGTCATCGCGTTTCAGCCCGGCTTCGATCAGGTAGCTGCCGCCGCGGATGCCTTGCAGGATGTTTTTGACGTGGTGGGAAAGGGTCGCGATGGTTTGCCCCATCGCGGCCAGGCGTTCACTTTGCAGCAGCGCCGAATAGTAGAACGTGTCCTCGATCGCCAGCGCCGCTTGGTGTCCGATCGCGGTGATCAGTCGCAAGTGTTCGTCGGTAAAGCGGTGCGTTTTTCCACGTCGGACGATTTGTCCGGGCGAGGTGTAGGTGTCGATGTAGAGTGCGCCGACGATGTCGTAGCGTCCTTGCAGCGGAACGCAAAGCGCCTCGCGGACGCCGCCTTGGACGATCGATGCGGCGGCATCGAAGCGTGCATCGTCGGTGGCATCACTGGTCCGAACCCCTTCGGCGCGGTCCAAGACGTAATCCAAGATGGTGCTGCTGATGCTGATCGGTGCTTCATCGCGTGACTTTCCGTCGGTCGACTGGCGGTCGCAGCGCGCCGCCGGACGCAATTGATTCGTTTCGTTGTCACGCAACATGATGCAGCCGCGATCGGCATCGACCCAATCGAACACCAACCGCAAGATCCGGTCC containing:
- the csrA gene encoding carbon storage regulator CsrA encodes the protein MLVLSRKKNESIVINNDIKIVVVEIRGDKVRLGVEAPREVPVHRREVYEAIQKSLESGDAAVDA
- the arfB gene encoding alternative ribosome rescue aminoacyl-tRNA hydrolase ArfB is translated as MSDLYVNARLTIPSSEIDVTAARSSGPGGQNVNKVNSKITLRWSPGNCTAIDPHWRDRFIARHANRITKDGELVLHSERYRDQPRNLADARLRLVEMLLECREPPKKRKKTRPTLGSKRRRKEAKTQLSQKKQSRRQRFDG
- a CDS encoding PEP-CTERM sorting domain-containing protein, translated to MHSMIRGIVASVAILTLLVAMPERSHAGLLFENQQLGYQYLWPNQSSVYFDPGPILVGPGVELPGLYTAGHNSDATVDFSDTEIRIDFYTSGPWWTAGFNGFRVYDINDTLPDFTSVALGPGSNMAGLDVSRIQFDSDNIYLDWNGLMTTTETIVSLYVNVPPPLPPPTPASHAGAAPEPGMLSIVAVGLLGSVFRRRRVARRPGRATVPGELVV
- a CDS encoding ATP-binding protein; amino-acid sequence: MASLYVVRGRDQGKHFVLDGDVVRIGRDTQNDVQLLDSEASRNHAEIRIDASSDCHLVDLNSSNGTQVNGKRIGNQKLLSGDRIEIGGTLLIFTGTGQPTAIEAAHGVDIVRQSSGADASRIISSLVRPTSRTGGIRREPVRLTDQVAEAVAPFETELSESSDSSSPPSAVDAVDPVMNTITDSDRSLEVMYLTALAVGRTDDLDELLDRILRLVFDWVDADRGCIMLRDNETNQLRPAARCDRQSTDGKSRDEAPISISSTILDYVLDRAEGVRTSDATDDARFDAAASIVQGGVREALCVPLQGRYDIVGALYIDTYTSPGQIVRRGKTHRFTDEHLRLITAIGHQAALAIEDTFYYSALLQSERLAAMGQTIATLSHHVKNILQGIRGGSYLIEAGLKRDDTDAVRRGWGMVDRNQERISNLVMDMLTFSKERQPQKVEADLNETTADVVELMSSRADEAGVELSLQTDHDLPQAWFDPDAMHQAILNLVTNAIDAVKGDQVDVVHEDPEAAKEPAKGIVKVETGFDPSQGWFVDVIDNGPGVSAEDRQKIFSLFESKKGARGTGLGLPVSAKILKEHGGSIEILDPPSGTGCCFRLLLPPRAEP